The following are encoded together in the Thalassomonas haliotis genome:
- a CDS encoding type II secretion system protein GspD, with protein MNNIKNFSLSFMTVLLLTACAGQGNNELQIKQSFLKKKGLTTEVANAELVANSNPAEEVPQQEFRFVPPIKLNTNQAKSAQEVLTQFSATKELTITANELPLKDYLHQVFGEQLQLSYILAEEVKSDNQSVSLNLQTPITERKLFTLTEEILTQRNYTVRFDDGIFYIHKATQKAAKGNVVYGYGKQLSDVPQTSLDIIQMVPFEYGAQTSLGNTLRQLLGVKALTDQQRSSITVQGKRKDVIRALELIQIMDQPLFKDRQIGVYKSAFLSTKELTGKLTELLGQEGISVGKGKAATLALSIVELDKQGELIFFANNIDVIERAVFWAKTIDKPLLSSEKKYFIYSPMYSRAIDMGESLEALIGSGGSGLGNSTSAAEQNKGASQSQVRSASSKDMKMVIDERANSLIFFTSGEAYQQLYPLIKRLDVLPKQVMLEVVIAEVKLTDEFKSGVDFNLTNQGSATTAGGFNLEGSDTGLSYVLSGTRGKLSVSLFQKNDNVNVLSRPTLLVRDGVMATITVGDDIPTVGAIVTDPVNGSTTSVVYRKTGVDLKVQPTINARGVIIMEINQKISNQATGSSSVENSPIIFERTIETEVIAESGQTIVLGGLMSENRTINDTSVPFFSDLPFVGKLFDSKNDTKDKTELVVLVTPRIIESSDEWEDIKARFSGIMADLLLE; from the coding sequence ATGAATAATATCAAAAACTTCAGTCTTAGCTTTATGACCGTTCTCTTGTTAACTGCTTGTGCGGGGCAAGGGAATAATGAACTTCAGATCAAGCAGTCATTCCTAAAAAAGAAAGGCCTGACTACCGAAGTGGCGAATGCAGAACTTGTAGCGAATAGTAATCCTGCTGAAGAAGTACCTCAGCAGGAATTCCGTTTTGTGCCACCAATAAAACTCAATACCAATCAGGCGAAATCGGCACAAGAAGTTTTAACTCAATTCAGCGCAACTAAGGAACTAACTATTACCGCGAATGAATTGCCGCTAAAGGATTATTTACATCAGGTTTTTGGAGAGCAATTGCAGCTGAGTTACATTTTAGCTGAAGAGGTGAAAAGTGATAATCAGTCGGTGTCACTGAATTTGCAAACCCCGATCACAGAGCGCAAGCTTTTTACTCTGACGGAAGAAATTCTAACACAACGTAATTACACGGTTCGTTTCGACGATGGCATTTTTTACATCCATAAAGCCACCCAAAAAGCGGCCAAAGGTAATGTTGTTTATGGCTATGGCAAACAATTGTCGGATGTACCGCAAACGTCATTAGATATTATTCAAATGGTTCCATTTGAATACGGCGCACAGACTTCCCTGGGAAACACCTTAAGACAACTGTTGGGGGTCAAGGCATTAACGGATCAGCAGCGAAGCAGTATTACCGTCCAGGGCAAGCGGAAAGATGTCATACGTGCGCTGGAGTTGATCCAGATCATGGATCAGCCTTTATTTAAAGATCGTCAAATAGGCGTGTACAAGAGTGCTTTTTTATCAACCAAAGAGTTGACCGGTAAATTGACTGAGCTTCTAGGCCAGGAGGGCATATCTGTCGGCAAAGGTAAAGCTGCAACGCTGGCCCTGTCTATTGTCGAGTTGGATAAGCAAGGAGAATTGATTTTCTTTGCCAATAATATCGATGTTATTGAACGCGCTGTGTTTTGGGCAAAAACTATTGATAAACCGCTTCTAAGTTCTGAAAAGAAATATTTTATTTATTCTCCTATGTATTCCCGGGCAATAGATATGGGGGAAAGCCTGGAGGCGCTTATCGGCAGTGGCGGCAGCGGTCTTGGCAATAGTACTTCGGCAGCAGAGCAGAATAAAGGCGCGTCCCAGTCTCAGGTACGCAGCGCCAGTTCAAAAGATATGAAGATGGTGATTGATGAACGGGCTAATTCGTTGATTTTTTTCACTTCAGGCGAAGCCTATCAGCAATTGTATCCCTTGATAAAGCGATTAGATGTGTTGCCTAAGCAAGTGATGCTGGAAGTGGTTATTGCGGAGGTGAAATTAACCGATGAATTTAAAAGCGGTGTTGATTTTAATTTGACTAATCAGGGCAGTGCTACCACAGCGGGCGGTTTTAATCTTGAAGGAAGTGATACTGGGCTAAGTTATGTGCTTTCCGGTACCCGCGGCAAGTTATCGGTTAGCCTGTTCCAAAAAAATGATAATGTGAATGTTTTATCCCGTCCGACTTTGCTTGTACGCGACGGCGTAATGGCGACTATTACCGTCGGGGATGATATTCCCACCGTTGGTGCTATCGTGACTGATCCGGTTAACGGCAGTACCACCTCTGTTGTTTATCGAAAAACCGGAGTGGATTTGAAGGTTCAGCCGACCATTAATGCCCGCGGCGTCATTATTATGGAGATTAACCAAAAAATCAGCAACCAGGCAACGGGCAGTTCTTCTGTGGAAAATTCACCGATTATTTTTGAGCGAACCATAGAAACCGAGGTGATTGCCGAAAGCGGACAAACCATAGTGCTGGGGGGGTTAATGAGCGAAAACCGTACCATAAATGATACCAGCGTGCCGTTCTTTTCCGACCTGCCGTTTGTCGGGAAATTATTCGATAGTAAAAATGATACTAAGGATAAAACTGAATTAGTGGTGCTGGTAACCCCACGCATCATCGAATCTTCTGATGAATGGGAAGACATTAAGGCGAGGTTTTCCGGGATTATGGCGGATTTACTCCTGGAATAG